DNA from Kogia breviceps isolate mKogBre1 chromosome 3, mKogBre1 haplotype 1, whole genome shotgun sequence:
CCTGTATGATATATGAGTGTGGTTTACTTGGCTGCATAGTTTTGCTGTTCCTTAGTGACTAGCTCCTTGCCAAATACTTGGCAATTCTTTGATACTAAATATAATGTCCAGTTGCTACTTTCTTAGCGTTCCACTAATGTTGCAAAAAGGGTAGCCACCTTTGTACAGGTTTGGAGACTGTTCATGATATGCccatttgttccttttcatggctggatGTGTTTTGGCCAATTTGATTTATGCCCCTCCCAGTTCACTACATATTTCTTGAATGTATTCTGTGTCTAACATTATACTATGTGTAATGGGATACAGTTAAGTAGCAGACAAGGTATCTATTTATGTACTCAACTGTAGCTGTATCTGGAAACATGTGGAAATGACCAGATGTCAGTCATACATAGCAGTTTATGAGGCTGTGTATCTAGAAGCTAGCCAATTGGGGGAATTTCTTTCCGGAAATTGTGTATCAGGAGGCCTACCTCCTATTTTGCCTTTCAGCTGGCTCCTGGCAGCTCTATGTTTACATTGCTCTTCATATAACTGGAACCTCtgacaaacaacaaattctttcCTAGCTAACTTAGGAAAGAGAAGGGAGTTCTCCTTGGCTCCTGGATGCAGTGTTTAGCCTGTAAATTTGACCGAACGTGATTGAggcagtgtttttttgtttttgggggcgGCGTTTGATAATGGTTTTGATCTAAATAAACACCTATCAGCTTTTCAGCTGAGGAACTGAAGCAAAAGTAACCTGGAGACTTACTCACTGTTACCAGTACTTCAGCAAtatcaaaatgataataaatcTATTTTCAAAGCAACACAGGTAAATTCTCGAGTCCTTTCCTTAAATTCTCATCTGAAATCTCAGGTTCTTTAATTTCTTAGCCCAATTGTATTTTGCCAAGGAAGATTCATGTACTTTCTGTATTTCCTTAGGGAGCCAAAAACCATGGGGTAGTCATGCCAGATGCCAATAAGGAAAATACTCTGAACCAGCTCGTTGGGGCAGCATTTGGAGCCGCTGGTCAGCGCTGCATGGCTCTTTCAACAGCAATCCTTGTGGGAGAAGCTAAGAAGTGGCTGCCGGAGCTGGTAGAGCGTGCCAAAAAGCTGAGAGTCAATGCAGGTAACCAGTTATCTGCCTGGCTTCTTTAGACTTTGCATCTGCGGCACTAAGCTCTTGATTTTCACATTGGCCTTGTCCAGTGGGAGCAATCATGTATATTCTTACCATTGCCTCTCTTTGTACTGTACTACTTGTCATTTGGATTCATCTTTATTTAGCACTCATAATTTATATTACTGAAGACCTTAAATACTTCTGTGTTGTTCTACAGGAGACCAGCCTGGAGCTGATCTTGGCCCTCTGATCACCCCCCAGGCAAAAGAGCGAGTCTGCAATCTGATTGATAGTGGAACAAAGGAAGGAGCTTCCATCCTTCTTGACGGGCGAGATATTAAAGTCAAAGGTTATGAAAATGGGAACTTTGTTGGGCCAACCATCATCTCAAATGTCAAGGTGAACAACTCTGgattatttattttgcaaatatataattttgcaAAATTAGTTAAAGGCATCTCATTCCTCTAATTTATAAATGAAGACATTTAATGACTAGAGACCTCATCTCTTGCCAGAATTACTCAGTTATTTTATCTCAAGTCTGAATGAGTCTCCACTCCTGACTTCCAACCTCTTTCCACTATACCAGTGGTTGGAAAACTTTCCATTAAGAGctaaagagtaaatatttttggctttgcagggATAaatagtctctgtcacaactactcaactcagcCATTGACATGGTGTGGTTGTATTCCGATAAAACTATTTATGGACATTACTACTCAACTCAGCCATTAACATGGTGTggttgtattccaataaaactttatttatggacaatggaatttgaatttcatatagttTTGTATAGTTTTAGGTAtcatgattgatttttttttcaaccatttaaaaattgaagaaaccATTCTTTGCTTGTGGGCTGTACAAAAACTGGCAGCAAGCCACTCCAGCTCACGGGCCATTATTTTGCCAGTTCCTATCTTACATTATACTTCTTACTTGTTTAACGttaatttcttcttccctctccttcttaCTGCCTAGCTTATAGCTATTGCAGTGTCTCCATCAATATATCAGCCCCCAATAGTTATTGAATACCTACATCTTCACCagaaagtgacaaaagaaaaagaattgttgtcaatttttatttatcaaagcTGAAAGTTGCTCAGCTAAAATGACAATGACTCCTCAATGACTATATTGAGGAGTTTTTTGAAATTCAGATATCCCCACTAATCCTATTATAACCCTGAATAGTCAAGAGCTGAATCTAAGTGTAATAGAAATTATGAGATTTCTTGCCACAGAGCCATTGAGGAGAAGTCCACTTATCAGCAACAAACACAGCTGACCAGCTGCAGTGGTAAAAGATGTTTTGAATGTTTAATGTGACCTgataccaaaataaaaatgtacagacTCATTTGGGAGGCAAAGGAACAAATGAGAATAGACTGTTTATGTTACAGAAAACTTAGCACAGGatttctttaaatagaaaaattctcCTGtggtgttttgtggtttttttgtgttttttttttttttttttttttttggcggtacgcgggcctctcactgttgtggcctctcccgttgcagagtacaggctctggacgcgcaggttcagcggccatggctcacgggcccagccgctccgcggcacgtgggatcttcccggaccggggcacgaacccgtgtcccctgcatgggcaggcggactctcaaccactgcgccaccagggaagccctcctgtggtgtatttgatttattaaaaaatgaattttcaagTAGCTTTTCAGTAAGATAACAATTGGATAAACAAGTAATACAGGCATAAAACAGGAAGCTAGTGATGGGTGATGAGACCTAAAAATACAGTGCTTAAAGGAAAGGAGTGTATTTATATTAATAGGAATTCCAAGTTATTTATGATTGGTAGCTTGGAAGATGGAACACAACaagaaaggactttttttttaataggtgatttaaaatgaaaagagattATTACTAACATAAAAGCTGTTCATTAAGCAAGTGGATAATAAAGTACCAAATAAGCAAAAAATACTGACTTCTTTTCTGCTACATCACTCCTGGCAGCCAAATATGACCTGTTACAAAGAGGAGATTTTTGGCCCAGTTCTTGTAGTTCTGGAAACAGACACTTTGGATGAAGCCATCAAGATCGTAAATGACAACCCATATGGAAATGGAACTGCCATCTTCACCACCAATGGAGCCACTGCTCGGAAATATTCCCACCTGGTAGATGTCGGACAGGTTTGTGAACAGAATTCTTAGGATATTCTTGTAGCCATTTACTGTTTCCTATGTAAGGGGAGAAGGTAAACAGCGATCAGTCACTGCCCCTCTGATCTCCCTCAGTGCCCCATTTCTTCCTCAGGAATAAAAGCTCATGGGATGCAGGATCGGGTGGAAGGTGGGTACTTAAAATTGGTCTCTCTGATGCCAAGCATTTGGGCTTCTAAATGGAAAGTTCCTTTGTTTGAGTGTTTTTCTTAGTATTTGACGTCAATTTGTTCTGCTTTAGGTCGGGGTGAATGTGCCCATTCCAGTGCCTTTGCCAATGTTCTCATTCACCGGCTCTCGAGCTTCCTTCAGGGGAGACACCAATTTCTATGGCAAACAGGTgactttaagtttttaaaaaatatttttcctctaagaAACTTTCTTGAACATATTCAGGAACAAGGATTCTGCAAGGAAGGGCCTGCCAGAAGCTTCTTTGAGGTTATATGTTGTTCAGCAGTGCTTGTCAGTTGTTTCCCTAGAAAAGATATAAAAGTTAACAAAATTTTGCCAATTCCTGAATAACTCAAGGCAACAGGGTTTTGGGGAAAGAGCATGAGTAAATCCAAGCCTTTGTATATGTCCTCTCCTCTGCCTGTGACTCTCTCTTCATGTATCCCccctttcttcccccttttcATCTGACTGTTAACCCCCAGTTTAAAGTGTGGACTCCTCCAGAAAATCACCTCTGACCACCACCATCCCCTTCAGTGTTGGGTTGGGTATGTCCTCATGTGCCCCCACTGCACACATTGCTTCCATAATAGTTACTCATttactaaaaattttattgagcaccttctgtaTATTAAACactattctataataaaaatgcTATAAATGCAGcaccaaacaaaaaataaataaatagagcagATCTGGAGCCAAATTACCACTATTATCCCATCCTTCAACTGGTGCATATATCCTAAAGCAAGAACAGGCATGGCATGTTCAAACAGCAGAAATGGGCTGGAGCACAGTGAGTGAATAAGGAAGATAGTGGTAAGAGATGAGGTTAGAGAGGTAGGCAGAGGCAAGTCATGTAGTAGGACTATTTAAGCCATGTTAAGAAGCCCTCATCACACTGTAATTATTATTTAGTTATCTGCAGAATGTGGCACAGAGCAAGTACCCAAATATGTGTTGGACAAATGGGCTAGTGAAAGTTCTTTGTAGTCCCACAGAAATACAGCCATTTTGGGACCTTCAGTAAAAAATTACTTGTTTTCTATACAGGTCTCCCTTTTATAGGTTAATAATAAATTAACAGTGGGATTACACAGCAGGCTATGACAGTGTAGCTAGCTGGTTAAGAAACACTGTTTGGAGGTGGATTATCCAGTTTGTGCATTAGTCACAGCTTTTGTAAAATTGACTAGTTTGATActattaaaaatttctttcaagGGAAGCAAAGTAAAACTCTTGCTTAAAATAGTTTGTCAGTTTTGGagtttttttcctcctgtgtctTTGTTTAATTACTGTAAGTtgctctggtgaatgaggcttcTTAGAGTAAAAGACTGACCTTATATACAGTTTGAAGTCTTAAATCCTTAGGTACTTAAATTGCTATTTTGCATTCTGGAAAGAAGACATAAAAGTATCATTCttacataataaaatgtaaacttcAGTTGTATCTTATATTGAAAGTATGTAATAATCGCTAAAGTTGTTTTCACTATATTAACATTGCCCAGATTTTGTCTAATAATTCTAGAAGAGTATTTTAATCAAGCTGGTTGTTTTTTTCTAACAATATCCTTCTAGCTTGCTAGTAATTTTATGTGTTAGATCTGCAGTCTATTCTCTTTTACTCAAGCCtattcttataaaataaatacaggttTAACAGTTTACCTTGTTCAATTTTTCCATTTAGATGTGCCAGGTAATATGCTAAATGTTTTACATAGATTATCTCATGAgcaatatatttaattttggttGCACTTATTCCTCCAGTAGGAACGTGGATAGCATTTCATAGCACCTCCTTAAAAAGTGATTAAAAGAGGTATCATGAAACCCCCCCGGGCATATATGGtaactctctctttctctctctttttttttctttctttgttctctttaggGCATCCAGTTCTACACTCAGCTAAAAACTGTCACTTCACAGTGGAAAGAAGAAGATGCTTCTCTTTCCTCACCTGCTGTAGTCATGCCTACCATGGGCCGTTAGAAATGAGTTTGTTCTGGACTCAGTCCATCCTGAGTAATTGCCCTTTATTCTTGACCAACTCCAACTGCCAACTTTGCTCAGATCAGATCCCTGGGATTGGAATACTATGTAACTAAAATCTT
Protein-coding regions in this window:
- the ALDH6A1 gene encoding methylmalonate-semialdehyde/malonate-semialdehyde dehydrogenase [acylating], mitochondrial isoform X2: MDIHNPATNEVIGRVPQATKDEMDAAVSSCKRAFPAWADTSVLSRQQVLLRYQQLIKENLKEIARLITLEQGKTLADAEGDVFRGLQVVEHACSVTSLMLGETMPSITKDMDLHSYRLPLGVCAGIAPFNFPAMIPLWMFPMAMVCGNTFLMKPSERVPGATILLAKLLQDSGAPDGTLNVIHGQHEAVNFICDHLDIKAISFVGSNQAGEYIFERGSRHGKRVQANMGAKNHGVVMPDANKENTLNQLVGAAFGAAGQRCMALSTAILVGEAKKWLPELVERAKKLRVNAGDQPGADLGPLITPQAKERVCNLIDSGTKEGASILLDGRDIKVKGYENGNFVGPTIISNVKPNMTCYKEEIFGPVLVVLETDTLDEAIKIVNDNPYGNGTAIFTTNGATARKYSHLVDVGQVGVNVPIPVPLPMFSFTGSRASFRGDTNFYGKQGIQFYTQLKTVTSQWKEEDASLSSPAVVMPTMGR